Proteins encoded in a region of the Cygnus olor isolate bCygOlo1 chromosome 4, bCygOlo1.pri.v2, whole genome shotgun sequence genome:
- the EGR4 gene encoding early growth response protein 4, with translation MLNVMDFSCPDPLYSKYEESCEMKAGELQGLGQTEQQLLAEAEFLGGELLGAPVSGGAADYPPPGSQPSPSLSYTGSFFIKAVPEHPQDQESLFNLMSGILGISPFAPSEGHQRHLDALYPCPEVPPSQLELYAGCQPDMNVPVPAPFGEQGYGTFPTAEATHPLQPQPSLGSPSQCFFEPKLLDTKQDIKLPPGSPSLDKFKASCAQWEPVAQHQAYLPAGYHSPEAFPAGESGQAMFHPLGSKMENVLSVSCQSELSSLAEDPGCFPGAALGFGCEPENFPARGDFGDAKLHSLAPQLLPDFDSSLAQPEVLPALLSSGELLHPHPSPSVPPADFLGHPAPASIPSLLPAAPPALAEPKKKPRRTKCSSKCFCPKPHEKAFACPVENCVRSFARSDELNRHLRIHTGHKPFQCRICLRNFSRSDHLTTHIRTHTGEKPFSCDTCGRRFARSDEKKRHSKVHLKQKARTEEKLKGLGFFSVGLSFGTL, from the exons ATGCTCAACGTCATGGATTTCTCCTGCCCGGACCCGCTCTACTCCAAGTACGAGGAGAGCTGCGAGATGAAAgccggggagctgcagggcttggGGCAGACCGAGCAGCAACTTCTGGCGGAGGCCGAATTCCTCGGAG GTGAGCTGCTGGGCGCCCCGGTgagcggcggggcggcggaTTACCCCCCCCCGGGCAGCCAGCCCTCCCCCTCGCTCAGCTACACCGGCAGCTTCTTCATCAAGGCGGTGCCGGAGCACCCCCAGGACCAGGAATCCCTCTTCAACCTGATGTCGGGGATCCTGGGCATCTCCCCCTTCGCCCCCTCCGAGGGCCACCAAAGGCACCTGGACGCTCTCTACCCCTGCCCCGAGGTGCCCCCGAGCCAGCTGGAGCTCTACGCCGGCTGCCAGCCCGACATGAACGTCCCCGTGCCGGCCCCCTTCGGCGAGCAGGGCTACGGCACCTTCCCCACCGCCGAGGCCACGcaccccctgcagccccagccctccttGGGGAGCCCCTCGCAGTGCTTCTTCGAGCCCAAGCTCCTGGACACCAAGCAGGACATCAAGCTGCCCCCCGGCTCGCCGTCCCTGGACAAGTTCAAAGCCTCCTGCGCCCAGTGGGAGCCCGTGGCCCAGCACCAAGCCTACTTGCCCGCTGGCTACCATTCCCCCGAGGCCTTCCCGGCCGGGGAGAGCGGCCAGGCCATGTTCCACCCGCTGGGCTCCAAGATGGAAAACGTGCTGTCCGTCAGCTGCCAGTCGGAGCTCAGCAGCCTCGCGGAGGACCCCGGCTGCTTCCCCGGAGCCGCTTTGGGATTCGGCTGCGAGCCCGAAAACTTCCCGGCCCGCGGCGACTTTGGGGACGCCAAGCTGCACAGCCTcgccccccagctcctgccggACTTCGACTCCTCCTTGGCCCAGCCCGAAGTCCTGCCGGCTCTGCTGAGCTCCGGCGAGCTCCTCCATCCCCACCCCTCGCCCTCCGTCCCTCCCGCGGACTTTTTGGGCCACCCGGCCCCGGCCTCCATCCCCTCGCTGCTGCCTGCCGCCCCGCCGGCCCTGGCCGAGCCCAAGAAGAAGCCTCGCCGCACCAAGTGCTCTTCCAAATGCTTCTGCCCCAAGCCCCACGAGAAAGCCTTCGCCTGCCCCGTCGAGAACTGCGTGCGGAGCTTCGCCCGCTCCGACGAGCTCAACAGGCACCTCCGCATCCACACGGGCCACAAGCCCTTCCAGTGCCGCATCTGCCTGAGGAACTTCAGCCGCAGCGACCACCTCACCACCCACATCCGCACCCACACGGGCGAGAAGCCCTTCTCCTGCGACACCTGCGGCCGCCGCTTCGCCAGGAGCGACGAGAAGAAGCGGCACAGCAAAGTCCACCTGAAGCAGAAAGCGCGGACGGAGGAGAAGCTCAAAGGCTTGGGCTTCTTCTCGGTGGGTCTCTCCTTCGGGACGCTGTGA